One Accipiter gentilis chromosome 25, bAccGen1.1, whole genome shotgun sequence genomic region harbors:
- the LOC126050446 gene encoding inositol 1,4,5-trisphosphate receptor-interacting protein-like 1 gives MDVALFFAKLVRIILQNAQLVGEELDEVTREHMRQREVYLSWEMTQMLQELEQGMQEQSSFAWGTLLFAALQWWQFWAVAGGLLLLFGLCWQLWKRSCEPGSSSKHGSSRSLEEEEDEEEGEEPLHMDRFRNKYLLWPLPNRVRICTVVEELVNDLLCVCRTLSGNDFMPRLQPAVGLGGFQEGQSAHEEDFIYCLIVPLKPPPGHSFHLELGTEGEMLARNCCVRVELECMCTRERWLGDVICFLHHPEDKLMSCQEASLLETLCTGSYLDVEKTAFWLQELMTAASVDVPRAATSKVTVLPSTRFCRLKLTNTCEIPLSIELILAVQQGNSDTFVSME, from the coding sequence aTGGATGTGGCACTATTCTTCGCCAAGCTGGTGCGAATCATCCTCCAGAATGCTCAGCTGGTCGGTGAGGAGCTGGATGAGGTCACGCGCGAGCACATGCGGCAGCGTGAGGTGTACCTGAGCTGGGAGATGACGcagatgctgcaggagctggagcaggggatgcaggagcagagcagctttgCCTGGGGAACCCTGCTCTTCGCTGCCTTGCAGTGGTGGCAGTTCTGGGCCGTTGCTGGAGGCCTGCTCCTGCTCTTTGGGCTCTGCTGGCAGCTCTGGAAAAGGAGCTGTGAGCCAGGAAGCAGCAGCAAGCATGGCAGCTCCAGAAGccttgaggaggaagaggatgaggaagaaggggaagaaccATTACATATGGACAGGTTTCGGAACAAGTACCTGTTGTGGCCACTGCCAAACAGGGTAAGAATATGCACGGTGGTGGAAGAGCTGGTGAACGACCTTCTCTGTGTCTGCCGAACCCTCTCTGGCAATGACTTCATGCCGCGGCTGCAGCCAGCTGTTGGGCTGGGCGGCTTCCAAGAAGGCCAGAGTGCCCATGAAGAAGACTTTATCTATTGCCTGATTGTGCCCCTGAAGCCACCCCCCGGGCACTCCTTCCACCTCGAGCTGGGCACCGAAGGGGAGATGCTGGCGAGAAACTGCTGCGTGCGTGTGGAACTGGAGTGCATGTGCACAAGGGAGcgctggctgggggatgtgatcTGCTTCCTCCACCACCCTGAGGACAAGCTGATGAGCTGTCAGGAAGCCAGCCTCCTAGAAACCCTCTGCACCGGCTCGTACCTTGATGTGGAGAAAACTGCCTTCTGGCTCCAGGAGCTGATGACGGCAGCCTCCGTTGATGTGCCTCGGGCAGCCACAAGCAAGGTAACGGTGCTGCCCTCCACACGCTTCTGCAGGCTCAAGCTGACCAACACCTGCGAGATACCCCTCTCCATTGAGCTGATCTTGGCAGTGCAGCAAGGCAACTCAGACACGTTTGTGAGCATGGAGTAG